In Anaerolineales bacterium, one DNA window encodes the following:
- a CDS encoding DUF4340 domain-containing protein yields MARKTTRSTAQKKRTARKTQEAASFKQIKPVFRTGTWATLLLLAVLIGVTYYMNREEDGEDIDALPTSEIAFVFDQDRTVAGIEITPADGETVKVVRNAENTWVLKLPDDAEADQGLVEAAASQLTALRIISEVDADLKILGLDKPAYIIIIEFTDGEKHTLEIGENTPSNSGYYVRLDRKKTLIVALGGIESLINLVIFPPRLYTPTPTSLPATPTPDSPPDEAPAPEITVTPSP; encoded by the coding sequence ATGGCTCGCAAAACGACAAGATCGACCGCACAAAAAAAGAGAACTGCCCGAAAAACACAGGAAGCTGCGTCCTTCAAACAGATAAAGCCGGTCTTTCGAACCGGCACATGGGCCACACTGCTCCTGCTGGCCGTATTGATCGGCGTCACCTATTATATGAATCGGGAGGAAGACGGCGAAGATATTGACGCGCTCCCAACCAGTGAAATTGCATTTGTCTTTGATCAAGACAGGACCGTTGCTGGCATCGAGATAACACCTGCCGATGGAGAAACCGTTAAAGTGGTGCGAAATGCGGAAAATACCTGGGTGTTGAAGCTGCCGGACGACGCGGAGGCGGACCAGGGGTTGGTGGAGGCGGCGGCATCCCAACTCACAGCCTTGAGGATCATCAGCGAAGTGGATGCCGATCTGAAAATCCTCGGCCTCGACAAGCCCGCCTACATCATCATCATTGAATTCACGGACGGTGAAAAACACACACTTGAAATCGGCGAGAACACACCGTCCAACAGCGGATATTATGTGCGCCTGGACAGAAAAAAAACATTGATCGTTGCCCTCGGCGGAATCGAGTCGCTCATCAACCTGGTCATCTTCCCGCCCCGCCTATATACACCCACGCCCACTTCGCTTCCCGCCACGCCGACGCCTGATTCGCCGCCTGATGAAGCACCCGCTCCTGAAATAACCGTAACCCCATCCCCTTAA
- a CDS encoding sigma-70 family RNA polymerase sigma factor, with amino-acid sequence MDVEKILIVDDEEEFPAIARLIELGRQKSYVTLDDILHFFPEAEQDVEQLEEAFSALLSAGIPFMEDVALPEPTEDELAAVEESGEAEPEPDLALDDYLANIDTDDTIGLYLKEVSRVPLLTAVEEVQLAQRIERGRTAREELAHGNVPPKRRLELRRSIEDGWAGREHLITANSRLVISVAKKYMGRGVPFLDLIQEGNIGLIRATKKFDYRRGHKFSTYATWWIRQAVTRAIADQGRTIRVPVHMGDQINKLLRVQHQLTQRLGREPSVDELAVALDVPPKKVENMIQVARRPLSLETPTDDEEDSVLGDFIEDDEAPPPDDTATYNLLREHLGEVLNGLPPREVRILQLRYGLLDGQAYTLEEVGRKMGVTRERVRQIEAQALSRLRHPSIRRKLRDYLGE; translated from the coding sequence ATGGATGTAGAGAAAATATTGATCGTTGACGACGAAGAGGAATTTCCCGCCATTGCGCGTCTCATTGAACTGGGACGCCAAAAATCATACGTAACCCTGGACGACATCCTGCATTTCTTCCCCGAAGCCGAGCAGGATGTGGAACAACTGGAAGAGGCTTTTTCCGCCTTATTAAGCGCGGGCATTCCATTCATGGAGGATGTTGCCCTGCCTGAACCCACCGAGGATGAACTTGCAGCGGTGGAGGAAAGCGGAGAAGCCGAACCCGAACCAGACCTGGCGCTGGACGACTATCTGGCGAATATTGACACGGACGACACAATCGGCTTGTACCTCAAGGAGGTCAGCCGCGTACCGTTGCTGACCGCCGTCGAAGAAGTACAGCTTGCCCAGCGCATCGAGCGCGGACGCACCGCCCGCGAGGAACTGGCGCATGGCAATGTACCTCCCAAGCGCAGGCTGGAACTTCGCCGGTCCATTGAGGACGGCTGGGCTGGGCGCGAACATCTCATTACGGCGAACTCCCGCCTCGTGATCTCGGTTGCCAAGAAATACATGGGACGCGGTGTTCCCTTCCTCGACCTGATTCAGGAAGGAAATATCGGTCTCATCCGCGCCACAAAGAAATTCGATTACCGGCGCGGGCATAAATTCTCCACCTACGCCACATGGTGGATTCGCCAGGCTGTCACCCGCGCCATTGCAGATCAGGGACGCACCATCCGCGTGCCTGTTCACATGGGTGACCAGATCAACAAGCTGCTGCGTGTTCAACATCAACTCACGCAGCGTCTCGGACGCGAACCCAGCGTTGACGAATTGGCCGTCGCACTGGACGTGCCGCCCAAGAAGGTGGAAAACATGATCCAGGTGGCGCGCCGCCCGCTTTCACTGGAAACGCCAACGGATGATGAGGAAGACTCCGTACTTGGTGATTTCATCGAAGACGATGAAGCCCCTCCACCTGATGATACAGCCACGTACAACCTCCTGCGAGAGCATCTCGGCGAAGTTTTGAATGGCCTGCCTCCGCGCGAAGTACGCATTTTGCAGCTGCGTTACGGCCTGCTCGACGGACAAGCCTACACTCTTGAAGAGGTGGGACGCAAAATGGGTGTCACACGTGAGCGCGTCAGGCAGATCGAGGCGCAAGCCTTGAGCCGCCTGCGCCACCCATCCATCCGCAGAAAATTGCGGGATTATTTGGGCGAATAG